A part of Setaria viridis chromosome 8, Setaria_viridis_v4.0, whole genome shotgun sequence genomic DNA contains:
- the LOC117867074 gene encoding uncharacterized protein At3g49140 isoform X2, whose protein sequence is MLPAAATVAAPDPFCSPIPSSRRASSFVLSGRRATATGVSSGGFSLQCQSLPSRCRYRAWWSNGRARRGGGTSRVRHCRAVASAPDHMDERPGKGRYHRFEEIPEAATLDDGEPAHLTDAESARTIVEVNNKATVMISTLVGDGVHERIILPEFPYLTDENGDIYFEVDNEDALLESIMGEDKIAHVIIGLDNTQVFADLDLAAASATEFAQEDDDDDDDDDDDGSDDDEESDFDDDFNDEGVFAVDDDDDDEEDDEDDDLPSWSNLETVNSCHPLYFARMIVETATKSNIDWLDRPPASLVVEGQLRPAFAEESTMVAKHLSSDEPQKDKKESGATFFKVEVLSIELITAYGTEPKVKIEEYRKARPDIIAHSAPNVISRLRAGGDKITQALKSLCWRCKAIQVEEAAVIGVDCLGFDLRVCSGTQVQTLRFAFPTKATSEFSAEKQIHELLFPRNTHQEGQSPQARHKS, encoded by the exons ATGCTGCCGGCGGCTGCCACCGTTGCAGCGCCGGACCCCTTCTGCTCCCCTatcccctcctcccgccgcgccTCTAGCTTCGTCCTCTCGGGGAGGagagccaccgccaccggcgtcAGCTCGGGCGGCTTCTCGCTCCAGTGCCAGAGCCTCCCCTCCCGCTGCCGCTACCGCGCCTGGTGGAGCAATGGGCGCgcgcgccggggcggcggcactAGCCGCGTCCGCCATTGCCG GGCCGTCGCGTCGGCGCCGGACCACATGGACGAGCGGCCGGGGAAGGGGAGGTACCACCGGTTCGAGGAGATCCCCGAGGCGGCGACGCTGGACGACGGCGAGCCAGCCCACCTGACCGACGCCGAGTCTGCCCGCACAATCGTCGAG GTGAACAACAAGGCAACGGTGATGATCTCTAcgctcgtcggcgacggcgtccaCGAGCGGATCATCCTGCCGGAGTTCCCCTACCTCACCGACGAGAACGGAG ATATCTACTTCGAGGTCGACAACGAGGACGCGCTGCTGGAGAGCATCATGGGGGAGGACAAGATCGCG CATGTCATCATTGGGCTGGACAACACACAGGTCTTTGCCGACCTGGATCTTGCAGCGGCCTCTGCCACAGAGTTTGCACAagaagatgacgacgacgatgatgatgatgatgatgacggcTCGGACGATGACGAGGAAAGCGACTTTGATGATGACTTCAACGAC GAGGGTGTGTTTGCTgttgacgatgacgacgacgatgaggaggatgatgaagatgacgaTCTACCAAGTTGGTCCAACCTTGAGACAGTGAATTCTTGCCATCCATTGTACTTTGCAAGGATGATTGTAGAG ACTGCAACCAAGTCTAATATAGACTGGCTGGACCGGCCACCTGCAAGCCTTGTTGTTGAGGGTCAGCTGAGGCCCGCCTTTGCTGAAGAGAGCACCATGGTTGCCAAGCACTTGTCAA GTGATGAGCCACAGAAAGATAAAAAGGAAAGCGGTGCCACCTTCTTCAAGGTTGAGGTCCTCAGCATTGAGTTGATCACTGCATATGGAACTGAG CCAAAAGTAAAGATCGAAGAATACCGTAAAGCTAGGCCAGACATCATCGCGCATTCTGCTCCGAACGTAATATCGCGCCTGAGAGCTGGTGGAGATAAGATCACACAGGCTCTGAAATCACTCTGCTGGAGGTGCAAGGCCATTCAAGTAGAG GAAGCAGCGGTGATTGGAGTGGACTGCCTTGGATTTGACTTGAGAGTGTGCTCAGGAACTCAAGTGCAGACATTGAGATTTGCTTTCCCAACAAAG
- the LOC117867074 gene encoding uncharacterized protein At3g49140 isoform X1 produces MLPAAATVAAPDPFCSPIPSSRRASSFVLSGRRATATGVSSGGFSLQCQSLPSRCRYRAWWSNGRARRGGGTSRVRHCRAVASAPDHMDERPGKGRYHRFEEIPEAATLDDGEPAHLTDAESARTIVEVNNKATVMISTLVGDGVHERIILPEFPYLTDENGDIYFEVDNEDALLESIMGEDKIAHVIIGLDNTQVFADLDLAAASATEFAQEDDDDDDDDDDDGSDDDEESDFDDDFNDVEGVFAVDDDDDDEEDDEDDDLPSWSNLETVNSCHPLYFARMIVETATKSNIDWLDRPPASLVVEGQLRPAFAEESTMVAKHLSSDEPQKDKKESGATFFKVEVLSIELITAYGTEPKVKIEEYRKARPDIIAHSAPNVISRLRAGGDKITQALKSLCWRCKAIQVEEAAVIGVDCLGFDLRVCSGTQVQTLRFAFPTKATSEFSAEKQIHELLFPRNTHQEGQSPQARHKS; encoded by the exons ATGCTGCCGGCGGCTGCCACCGTTGCAGCGCCGGACCCCTTCTGCTCCCCTatcccctcctcccgccgcgccTCTAGCTTCGTCCTCTCGGGGAGGagagccaccgccaccggcgtcAGCTCGGGCGGCTTCTCGCTCCAGTGCCAGAGCCTCCCCTCCCGCTGCCGCTACCGCGCCTGGTGGAGCAATGGGCGCgcgcgccggggcggcggcactAGCCGCGTCCGCCATTGCCG GGCCGTCGCGTCGGCGCCGGACCACATGGACGAGCGGCCGGGGAAGGGGAGGTACCACCGGTTCGAGGAGATCCCCGAGGCGGCGACGCTGGACGACGGCGAGCCAGCCCACCTGACCGACGCCGAGTCTGCCCGCACAATCGTCGAG GTGAACAACAAGGCAACGGTGATGATCTCTAcgctcgtcggcgacggcgtccaCGAGCGGATCATCCTGCCGGAGTTCCCCTACCTCACCGACGAGAACGGAG ATATCTACTTCGAGGTCGACAACGAGGACGCGCTGCTGGAGAGCATCATGGGGGAGGACAAGATCGCG CATGTCATCATTGGGCTGGACAACACACAGGTCTTTGCCGACCTGGATCTTGCAGCGGCCTCTGCCACAGAGTTTGCACAagaagatgacgacgacgatgatgatgatgatgatgacggcTCGGACGATGACGAGGAAAGCGACTTTGATGATGACTTCAACGACGTG GAGGGTGTGTTTGCTgttgacgatgacgacgacgatgaggaggatgatgaagatgacgaTCTACCAAGTTGGTCCAACCTTGAGACAGTGAATTCTTGCCATCCATTGTACTTTGCAAGGATGATTGTAGAG ACTGCAACCAAGTCTAATATAGACTGGCTGGACCGGCCACCTGCAAGCCTTGTTGTTGAGGGTCAGCTGAGGCCCGCCTTTGCTGAAGAGAGCACCATGGTTGCCAAGCACTTGTCAA GTGATGAGCCACAGAAAGATAAAAAGGAAAGCGGTGCCACCTTCTTCAAGGTTGAGGTCCTCAGCATTGAGTTGATCACTGCATATGGAACTGAG CCAAAAGTAAAGATCGAAGAATACCGTAAAGCTAGGCCAGACATCATCGCGCATTCTGCTCCGAACGTAATATCGCGCCTGAGAGCTGGTGGAGATAAGATCACACAGGCTCTGAAATCACTCTGCTGGAGGTGCAAGGCCATTCAAGTAGAG GAAGCAGCGGTGATTGGAGTGGACTGCCTTGGATTTGACTTGAGAGTGTGCTCAGGAACTCAAGTGCAGACATTGAGATTTGCTTTCCCAACAAAG